From a single Apium graveolens cultivar Ventura chromosome 2, ASM990537v1, whole genome shotgun sequence genomic region:
- the LOC141708643 gene encoding pectinesterase-like, protein MAFQDFDLIEERNKITRKKKVQRIVTFSVVASIAIIGIVVAVVFVNINKIDEKGDKNTSNNQHHKQSSPKKQGSQKSSKLVNSICGATDYKATCESHLQKVANSNPSAQPKDFLKSAISVISNELDKAMDEASKIKFDSPKMKAAFDVCKKVMEDAKQEIASSASSVNKVDLEKLSSKTHDLDNWLSAVMSYQQICIDSIPEGEKRTKIEKALKTSKELTSNSLALVSHLSSASQKFSFRRLLPSDNLPFWMSNEERRILKADAPKQKPNITVAKDGSGDFTKINDALAALPTGYKGRYVIYIKEGTYEEHVEVSKKMVNITMFGDGSQKTIITGNKNFVDGVPTFQTATFAAIGDGFMAQSIGFRNTAGAEKHQAVALRVQSDRSIFINCRMEAYQDTLYAQTHRQFYRGCYITGTIDFIFGDAAAIFQTCNIYVRKPSDNQKNIVTAQGRADKRETTGIVLQGCHIMAAEEFKSDQSKFRTYLGRPWKEYSRTIVMETEIDDLIDPAGWLEWQGDFALKTLYYAEFNNKGSGAETKNRVKWPGVKVINKDEANKFTVSSFLQGESWLKGEDISVPVRFSHA, encoded by the exons ATGGCTTTTCAAGATTTTGATCTTATAGAAGAGCGCAATAAAATTACAAGAAAAAAAAAGGTGCAAAGGATTGTCACCTTCTCAGTTGTTGCAAGCATTGCAATTATAGGAATTGTGGTTGCAGTTGTTTTTGTAAATATTAACAAAATCGATGAAAAAGGTGATAAGAATACCTCAAACAATCAGCACCACAAGCAGAGTTCACCAAAGAAGCAGGGCTCACAAAAATCATCAAAATTGGTGAATTCTATCTGTGGTGCCACAGATTACAAGGCAACCTGTGAGAGCCACCTTCAAAAAGTGGCAAACTCAAACCCCTCCGCTCAACCAAAAGACTTCCTTAAGTCTGCAATAAGTGTCATCTCGAATGAGCTTGACAAAGCAATGGATGAAGCTTCCAAGATTAAATTTGACAGCCCCAAAATGAAAGCCGCCTTTGATGTATGTAAAAAGGTGATGGAGGATGCCAAACAAGAAATAGCTAGCTCGGCTTCATCTGTAAATAAAGTTGATCTAGAAAAACTTTCTTCAAAAACCCATGACTTGGACAACTGGTTAAGTGCTGTCATGTCTTACCAACAAATCTGCATTGATTCCATTCCAGAAGGTGAAAAAAGAACTAAAATTGAAAAGGCCTTGAAGACATCAAAAGAGCTTACTAGCAATTCACTTGCCCTTGTGTCTCACTTGTCTTCAGCATCCCAAAAATTCAGTTTCCGCCGTCTTTTACCAAGTGACAACCTTCCCTTCTGGATGAGCAACGAAGAAAGGAGAATTTTAAAGGCTGATGCACCAAAGCAAAAACCCAATATCACCGTGGCTAAAGATGGTAGTGGAGATTTTACAAAGATCAACGATGCATTAGCAGCATTACCAACGGGCTACAAAGGAAG GTATGTCATTTATATCAAAGAAGGAACATATGAAGAGCATGTCGAGGTAAGCAAAAAGATGGTAAACATCACAATGTTTGGTGATGGATCCCAGAAGACAATAATTACCGGCAACAAAAATTTTGTTGATGGAGTTCCGACCTTCCAAACTGCCACTTTTG CGGCTATTGGAGATGGTTTTATGGCTCAATCCATTGGATTCAGAAACACCGCAGGAGCTGAAAAGCATCAAGCAGTAGCCTTGAGAGTACAATCTGACCGTTCAATTTTTATCAACTGTCGAATGGAGGCATACCAGGATACTTTGTATGCTCAAACACATCGTCAATTCTATCGCGGATGCTACATCACAGGCACCATAGACTTCATCTTTGGTGATGCAGCTGCAATCTTCCAAACATGCAATATCTATGTCAGAAAGCCTTCGGACAATCAGAAGAACATTGTAACTGCTCAAGGAAGAGCAGATAAGCGTGAAACAACAGGAATTGTGTTACAGGGTTGTCACATTATGGCAGCTGAAGAATTCAAATCAGATCAGTCCAAGTTCAGGACATATCTGGGTAGACCGTGGAAAGAGTATTCAAGAACAATTGTGATGGAAACGGAAatcgatgacttgattgatccTGCAGGATGGCTAGAATGGCAAGGAGATTTTGCATTAAAAACTCTGTACTATGCAGAATTTAACAACAAAGGTTCAGGGGCTGAAACCAAAAACCGAGTTAAGTGGCCAGGTGTAAAGGTGATTAACAAAGATGAAGCTAATAAATTTACGGTAAGCAGTTTTCTACAAGGTGAGAGCTGGTTGAAAGGTGAAGATATTAGTGTTCCTGTTCGTTTCAGCCATGCATAG